In Chryseobacterium camelliae, one DNA window encodes the following:
- the porU gene encoding type IX secretion system sortase PorU — MKLKITFLILITSVSTLWSQRTSIEWDGSKIQDFGDTKINLPHFKNEGFSYSQNNIFIVTKQKVGEKQLKISNPSWESVSPKDIFEIQKDLLPDHDIADVAYYYLDGERYASISVSLFKNVKGRIQRLSSFDVSESAQSIPSGNTAKVGTTNNPLSSGNFYKIKVDKSGIFKITSQFLSANGINPSSVNPKNFRIYGNGGVMLPEYNQDVKYSALQENAIQVVGEDDGVWNDNDYALFYAQGPDGYNLYNTSNGNGIKRHDTRNDNAEHLKNIYEDYAYYYINFDKGAGKRVQIADANLPTTPLITRYDNYQFIDNDKKNLMKVGRLWVDETPFTTSKTVSFTTNSAIQGGDQIRYRAQVVGYKAQQNSIEFTINNQNTTTIAVPANGSNVNYDFFPVRYAGTISSLSGNQITFNLNPNITVNPNGSFYLDYVEVQYKDNLSFNGSQMSFRDFSLASGSNTLYGFSIANASGIEQVWDVTDITNATRKVNKASNNATFSFGYAATNQNFNNEFVAFKSDAAYSPEFVGRINNQNLSALQNVDYLIITVPEMMGQAQRMANYHQTKNNYNVQIVDIDKIYNEFGSGSRDLTAIRDFVTKLNTPAGILKYVLILGDASYDYKNRISGNTNVVPSYESEESGDFVSSFVTDDYIVMTQPQTSVYISNNLPDLPVGRIPAANVSEAGNMIDKTLAYYNSLSGQSTPFGEWRMKLDFVVDDDNDGGVPFHTVMNNSLVDIFEQPTNTNLKEYNIRKLYLDAFQAQSTAGGQRYPQVNQAISNDIGNSLYLFYFGHGGINGWAQERVLTLDEIQNSNNFSNVYSRFPFVSTITCEFTLWDDPETASAGEQFIKLKQGGPATMITSSRAIAVGYGIDFTNLYTQNIFKLTNDDFDTLGYAHLNAKKQKGSDGNHLKVNVLGDPAMKLSRPRRLLVIDNIETPVPGLIRGLDFVKIKGHINNTNGTINTGFNGRVVINIFDKRLNKTTLNNDGNLTPVLQYTEEGSAIVKASGMAVNGVFTIEFYVPKDINYAVGQGRILSYADNKSSDVFNNMSVQVGDINPNGINDNQPPKVKLYMNNTNFADGGITDQNPTLLACVTDDTGINSTGSGIGHDITVYLDGQIINTIVLNDFYTSGEGNGCLSPSLADYQKGNVTYPFRNLALGQHQLTFKVWDINNNSTSATLNFEVKDEADQHLIINRPLNWPNPFTNKTYIQFEHNCDDILDVNVQIYTITGKLVKTISQTVMAEPFLQGFRTPRQAIEWDGRDDFGSTVAKGTYIFKIFAKSQNQEKCKGSATAVEKMVLLK, encoded by the coding sequence ATGAAACTGAAAATTACGTTTTTAATTCTAATTACTTCCGTATCAACACTTTGGAGCCAAAGAACATCTATCGAATGGGACGGCTCAAAAATTCAGGACTTCGGCGACACAAAAATCAATCTTCCTCATTTCAAAAACGAAGGTTTTTCCTACAGCCAAAATAACATTTTTATCGTAACAAAACAAAAGGTTGGAGAAAAGCAGCTGAAAATTTCAAATCCTTCCTGGGAGAGTGTTTCCCCTAAGGACATTTTTGAAATTCAAAAAGACCTCTTACCCGATCATGATATTGCCGATGTCGCCTATTACTACCTTGACGGAGAACGGTATGCCAGTATAAGCGTATCTTTATTTAAAAATGTAAAAGGAAGGATACAAAGGTTATCCTCATTCGATGTTTCAGAATCTGCCCAGTCCATTCCTTCCGGCAACACAGCGAAAGTAGGAACGACCAACAATCCGCTGTCTTCCGGGAATTTCTATAAAATAAAGGTAGATAAATCAGGAATTTTTAAGATCACCTCACAGTTTCTGAGTGCCAACGGCATCAATCCTTCTTCTGTAAACCCTAAAAATTTCCGAATCTATGGAAACGGGGGCGTCATGCTCCCTGAATATAACCAGGACGTTAAATACAGTGCCTTGCAGGAAAACGCCATCCAGGTAGTGGGAGAAGATGACGGCGTCTGGAATGATAACGATTACGCATTGTTCTACGCTCAGGGCCCTGACGGTTACAACCTCTACAATACGTCCAACGGAAACGGTATTAAAAGACATGATACCCGTAATGACAATGCCGAGCATCTTAAAAACATCTACGAAGATTACGCTTACTACTATATTAATTTTGACAAAGGTGCCGGTAAAAGGGTTCAGATTGCAGATGCCAACCTCCCTACTACTCCGCTGATCACCAGGTATGACAATTACCAGTTCATAGACAACGACAAGAAAAACCTGATGAAGGTAGGCAGGTTATGGGTAGATGAAACGCCCTTTACGACAAGCAAAACGGTAAGCTTCACCACCAATTCTGCCATCCAGGGCGGCGACCAGATCCGTTACCGCGCTCAGGTAGTGGGCTATAAGGCTCAGCAAAACAGTATTGAATTTACTATTAACAATCAGAATACAACCACTATTGCTGTTCCGGCCAACGGATCCAATGTCAATTATGATTTTTTTCCGGTACGCTATGCCGGGACAATTTCCAGTTTAAGCGGAAATCAGATCACTTTTAACCTCAATCCTAATATAACGGTCAATCCAAACGGCTCCTTTTATCTAGATTATGTAGAAGTGCAGTATAAGGATAACCTCAGTTTCAACGGCTCACAGATGAGTTTCAGGGACTTTTCCCTGGCAAGCGGCTCCAATACCTTATACGGTTTCAGCATTGCCAATGCTTCCGGCATTGAGCAGGTTTGGGATGTAACCGATATCACCAATGCAACCAGGAAAGTAAACAAGGCTAGTAATAATGCCACGTTCAGCTTCGGATATGCAGCGACCAACCAGAATTTCAACAATGAATTCGTAGCATTTAAATCTGATGCTGCGTACAGTCCGGAATTTGTAGGGAGAATCAACAATCAGAACCTTTCCGCTTTGCAGAATGTGGATTATCTGATCATTACCGTTCCTGAAATGATGGGCCAGGCCCAGAGGATGGCCAACTACCATCAGACAAAAAACAATTATAACGTCCAGATCGTTGATATTGATAAAATTTACAATGAATTCGGCAGCGGAAGCAGAGATCTTACCGCTATCAGGGATTTTGTAACAAAACTGAATACCCCTGCAGGCATCCTGAAATACGTCCTGATTCTCGGTGATGCTTCTTACGATTATAAAAACAGGATTTCCGGCAACACCAATGTTGTCCCGAGCTATGAGAGTGAAGAATCGGGAGATTTTGTAAGCTCTTTTGTTACGGACGACTATATTGTCATGACACAGCCGCAAACTTCTGTTTACATCAGCAATAACCTTCCGGACCTTCCTGTGGGCAGGATTCCTGCTGCCAATGTATCGGAGGCAGGAAATATGATAGACAAGACGCTTGCTTATTACAATTCTCTTTCCGGACAGTCGACCCCTTTCGGCGAATGGAGGATGAAGCTGGATTTTGTAGTGGATGATGATAATGATGGCGGAGTTCCTTTCCATACAGTGATGAACAATTCACTGGTGGATATTTTTGAACAGCCTACGAATACCAACCTTAAGGAATACAATATCAGAAAGCTGTACCTGGATGCTTTCCAGGCCCAGAGCACCGCAGGAGGACAACGTTATCCTCAGGTAAACCAGGCCATATCCAACGATATCGGCAACAGCCTTTACCTTTTCTATTTCGGGCACGGAGGAATCAACGGATGGGCGCAGGAAAGGGTTTTAACGCTGGATGAAATTCAGAATTCCAATAATTTCTCTAATGTTTACAGCAGATTCCCTTTTGTTTCCACCATTACCTGTGAATTCACCCTTTGGGATGACCCGGAAACAGCGTCTGCCGGCGAACAGTTCATCAAGCTGAAACAAGGCGGACCGGCCACGATGATTACCTCCAGCCGGGCTATTGCCGTAGGATACGGAATTGATTTTACCAATCTGTATACCCAGAACATCTTTAAACTAACAAATGATGACTTCGATACCCTGGGCTATGCTCACCTGAACGCCAAGAAACAGAAAGGAAGTGACGGAAACCACCTGAAAGTAAATGTTCTGGGTGATCCCGCCATGAAACTCAGCCGTCCCAGAAGGCTTTTAGTCATCGATAATATTGAAACGCCCGTTCCGGGGTTGATCAGAGGCCTTGACTTCGTTAAGATCAAAGGTCACATCAACAATACGAACGGTACCATAAATACAGGCTTCAACGGACGTGTGGTAATTAACATCTTCGATAAAAGGCTTAACAAGACAACCCTGAATAATGACGGTAACCTAACACCGGTTCTTCAGTATACCGAAGAAGGAAGTGCCATTGTAAAAGCATCCGGCATGGCGGTAAACGGAGTATTTACCATAGAGTTTTATGTTCCGAAAGACATCAATTACGCGGTAGGACAGGGAAGAATCCTAAGCTATGCGGATAACAAATCGTCTGACGTTTTCAATAATATGTCTGTACAGGTGGGAGACATTAATCCTAACGGAATTAATGACAACCAGCCGCCTAAGGTAAAACTGTATATGAACAATACCAATTTTGCAGACGGCGGGATTACGGATCAGAACCCTACCCTGCTTGCCTGTGTAACGGATGATACAGGGATCAACTCTACAGGGTCCGGGATCGGACATGACATTACCGTATATCTGGATGGCCAGATTATCAATACTATTGTCCTGAATGATTTTTATACTTCAGGCGAAGGAAACGGGTGTCTGAGTCCGAGCCTTGCAGATTATCAGAAGGGCAATGTAACCTATCCTTTCAGGAATTTAGCTTTAGGACAGCACCAACTTACTTTTAAAGTTTGGGACATCAACAATAATTCGACTTCTGCTACGTTAAATTTTGAAGTTAAGGATGAGGCTGACCAGCACCTGATCATCAACCGTCCGCTCAACTGGCCGAATCCGTTCACCAATAAGACGTACATCCAGTTTGAACATAACTGTGATGATATCCTGGATGTGAATGTTCAGATCTACACGATTACCGGAAAACTGGTGAAAACCATATCCCAGACCGTGATGGCAGAACCCTTCCTTCAGGGCTTCAGAACGCCAAGACAGGCTATTGAATGGGATGGTAGAGATGATTTTGGATCAACAGTAGCAAAAGGTACGTATATTTTTAAGATATTTGCAAAAAGTCAGAATCAGGAAAAATGCAAAGGAAGTGCTACAGCTGTAGAAAAAATGGTACTTTTGAAATAA
- a CDS encoding UDP-N-acetylmuramoyl-tripeptide--D-alanyl-D-alanine ligase — translation MNAEQFYPLFLESGKVTIDSRKIEQGDIFFAFSGENFNAAELAEKAVDDGAIAVIVEQQQFENRQRNIYYVPSTLEFLQALAVYHRQQLKIPVIGLTGSNGKTTTKELIHAVLSQKFNVQYTSGNLNNHIGVPLTLLSIKPEHEMAVIEMGANHQKEIEFLCSIAQPDFGYITNFGKAHLEGFGGFEGVIKGKSELYDYLKSHNKAILVNESDAIQKEKTAGYAHRITFGTEDSDYVFGLLTEEQFVGLSYQGVHAISKLTGVYNFTNLCAAAALGLHFGIAFETIKGAVESYTPTNMRSQIVKKPGKTLVLDTYNANPSSMAASLQNFITFEGSKTIIIGDMLELGEESGQEHRSILDLARQLGFDQIITVGKNFRSVNHDAAAFESTAELMEYLAEHPVQSDNVLLKASRGIALEKAADLI, via the coding sequence ATGAATGCAGAACAGTTTTATCCGTTATTCCTGGAATCCGGAAAGGTAACCATAGACAGCAGGAAAATAGAGCAGGGCGACATTTTCTTTGCTTTTTCCGGGGAGAATTTCAATGCGGCTGAACTCGCGGAAAAAGCTGTTGACGATGGTGCTATAGCCGTTATTGTGGAGCAGCAGCAATTTGAAAACCGTCAGAGGAATATCTATTATGTTCCATCCACGCTGGAATTTTTACAGGCGCTTGCCGTTTACCACAGGCAGCAGCTGAAGATCCCGGTGATTGGTCTTACAGGAAGCAATGGAAAAACAACGACTAAGGAACTCATTCATGCTGTACTTTCCCAAAAATTCAACGTCCAGTATACATCAGGAAACCTGAACAATCACATCGGGGTTCCCTTAACCCTGCTTTCCATAAAGCCGGAACATGAAATGGCCGTCATTGAAATGGGGGCAAACCATCAGAAGGAAATAGAATTTCTCTGTAGCATTGCACAGCCGGATTTCGGATATATTACCAATTTCGGAAAGGCCCACCTGGAAGGTTTCGGAGGGTTTGAGGGCGTCATCAAAGGCAAATCCGAGCTTTATGATTACCTTAAAAGCCACAATAAGGCCATCCTGGTGAATGAAAGCGATGCCATTCAGAAGGAAAAGACAGCAGGCTATGCCCACAGGATTACATTTGGTACGGAAGATTCAGACTATGTATTCGGGTTGCTTACTGAAGAGCAGTTTGTAGGCCTCAGTTATCAGGGAGTGCATGCCATTTCTAAGCTTACCGGTGTTTATAATTTTACCAACCTTTGTGCCGCTGCTGCACTGGGATTGCATTTCGGGATTGCTTTTGAGACGATCAAAGGAGCTGTGGAAAGTTATACACCTACCAATATGCGTTCGCAGATCGTTAAGAAACCTGGTAAGACATTGGTTTTGGATACTTATAACGCCAATCCGAGTTCAATGGCTGCGTCTTTGCAGAACTTCATTACTTTTGAAGGCAGCAAAACCATCATTATCGGAGATATGCTGGAACTGGGAGAGGAGAGCGGACAGGAACACCGCAGCATCCTGGACCTTGCCCGGCAGCTTGGCTTTGATCAGATAATTACCGTAGGGAAAAATTTCAGATCCGTTAATCATGATGCGGCAGCTTTTGAAAGTACGGCAGAACTGATGGAGTATCTGGCAGAGCATCCGGTTCAGTCGGATAATGTCCTGTTAAAAGCTTCCCGTGGAATTGCCCTTGAAAAAGCGGCGGATCTTATTTAA
- the porV gene encoding type IX secretion system outer membrane channel protein PorV, whose translation MNLTTKLLLGFGLGAGFLSYAQDLSQVRPVLTGAPFLRIAPDARSGGMGDQGVVTSPDAFSQFWNAAKYPFSRTSSSVGVSYTPYMSKLTNDVFLLYGAFHKFLGQEERSTISASIYYFNMGEVDLTQLVGNDVTSMGTSKPNEFSIDIAYGLKLSDSYSMAVTGRYIRSDLAGGFNTDTTLKPANSFAVDVSGYYTSPRFSSFGGYDGKVNAGFAIQNLGPKLDYTGNEESRSYLPTMARLGVGYDMYLDDVNRVGLSVEGSKILVPGSEYVGIDPNTRQPMYAIPNVGPIAGIGKSFKNENSIMYSGALEYSYDNAFSVRGGYFHESEQQGARQFATAGIGLKYRSFGLDVSYLINMSKINTALDNTLRFGLTWNIGDETSNVDY comes from the coding sequence ATGAATTTAACTACTAAACTGCTTTTAGGATTTGGGTTAGGTGCTGGTTTTCTAAGCTACGCCCAGGACTTAAGTCAAGTAAGACCGGTACTTACCGGGGCTCCATTTTTAAGAATTGCACCGGATGCACGCTCTGGAGGTATGGGAGACCAGGGTGTTGTAACTTCTCCGGACGCATTTTCTCAATTCTGGAATGCAGCAAAATACCCTTTTAGCAGAACGAGTTCTTCTGTTGGTGTAAGCTATACGCCGTACATGAGCAAACTTACCAATGATGTATTCTTATTGTACGGAGCATTTCACAAATTCCTTGGCCAGGAAGAAAGGTCTACCATCTCTGCGAGTATTTATTACTTCAATATGGGAGAAGTGGATCTTACGCAGCTGGTAGGTAATGACGTAACTTCCATGGGAACTTCAAAACCGAACGAATTTTCCATTGACATCGCGTACGGGCTGAAACTTTCCGATTCTTATTCCATGGCGGTAACCGGTAGATATATCCGTTCCGACTTAGCCGGAGGATTCAACACAGATACCACGCTTAAGCCAGCTAATTCATTTGCAGTAGATGTTTCAGGATACTATACTTCCCCAAGATTCTCCAGCTTTGGAGGTTATGATGGTAAGGTTAATGCAGGTTTTGCCATCCAGAACCTGGGTCCGAAACTGGATTATACAGGAAATGAAGAATCGAGATCTTATCTTCCTACCATGGCAAGATTGGGGGTAGGTTATGACATGTACCTGGATGATGTAAACCGTGTGGGATTAAGCGTTGAAGGTTCCAAGATCCTGGTTCCGGGATCGGAGTATGTGGGCATTGACCCGAATACCAGACAGCCGATGTATGCCATTCCGAACGTAGGACCTATTGCCGGGATCGGAAAATCATTCAAAAACGAAAACAGTATCATGTACAGCGGTGCACTGGAGTACTCTTATGACAATGCTTTCTCCGTAAGAGGAGGATATTTCCACGAAAGCGAGCAGCAGGGAGCGAGACAGTTTGCCACTGCAGGTATCGGGCTGAAATACCGTTCATTCGGTCTGGATGTATCCTACCTGATCAACATGTCCAAGATCAATACTGCTTTGGATAATACTCTTCGTTTCGGGCTTACCTGGAATATCGGAGACGAAACATCTAATGTAGATTATTAA
- the gldJ gene encoding gliding motility lipoprotein GldJ codes for MKKLKLFSLIALSSTLALTSCGGSNNGGGTKKFVSKTGWKPNEKQGWFFAGKQQKQKGWPGMVYVEGGTFTMGLVKDDVMHDWNNSPRRMQVSSFFIGETEITNYEYREYLTWLKYVFPPSDPSFKEIYNGALPDTLLWDNKLSRNDYNETYFRSPEFDYYPVVGVSWTQANRYCEWLTDRANEKALMQAGIIAKDLYMNESNNQGGTAFNMDKFKSNDPEIQGYINEKRLQQRTGMKTTNQRLLAANRAPSAAMVTKFRLPTEVEWEYAALGLAKNREYNQYLGKKPEIDQLRGTKGRNKGMFLENFKMGAGDYSGIAGWKNDGSARTSDVRKYPSNDLGIYGMYGNVSEWTADVYRPIIDEDFSDFNYYRGNMPQAIVRNGDGTYKMVDESNIKYDTLDDGRLVYRNLPGQFERQTIADFRNYRDGDRQSSLEYYRASDSSASFDMYNSPQRRFIVDVSGKVVLQKDTKNRTSGISNDIRVIKGGSWQDTAYWLDPGQRRYKDENKAYGWIGFRVAQDAMTNDKNRTRR; via the coding sequence ATGAAAAAACTAAAGTTGTTTTCATTAATTGCATTAAGTTCTACACTTGCATTAACCAGTTGCGGAGGATCTAATAATGGCGGCGGTACTAAAAAGTTTGTCAGCAAAACAGGTTGGAAACCAAACGAAAAACAAGGTTGGTTTTTTGCAGGAAAGCAACAAAAGCAGAAAGGGTGGCCGGGAATGGTATATGTAGAAGGTGGAACTTTTACAATGGGATTAGTGAAAGATGATGTTATGCACGATTGGAATAACTCGCCGCGCAGAATGCAGGTAAGTTCGTTCTTTATCGGGGAAACTGAAATTACTAACTACGAATACCGCGAATACCTAACATGGTTGAAGTATGTGTTCCCACCAAGCGATCCAAGCTTTAAAGAAATCTACAACGGTGCTTTGCCGGATACTTTATTGTGGGATAACAAGCTATCCAGAAACGATTACAACGAAACGTACTTCCGTTCTCCGGAATTCGATTACTATCCGGTAGTAGGGGTTTCATGGACTCAGGCCAACAGATACTGCGAATGGCTTACAGACAGAGCTAACGAAAAGGCTCTTATGCAGGCGGGTATCATTGCAAAAGACCTGTACATGAACGAATCCAACAACCAGGGAGGTACAGCTTTCAACATGGATAAATTCAAGTCGAATGATCCTGAAATCCAGGGCTATATCAATGAGAAAAGGCTCCAGCAGAGAACAGGTATGAAAACTACCAACCAGAGGCTTCTTGCTGCCAACAGAGCACCTTCTGCCGCTATGGTAACCAAATTCAGACTTCCTACCGAAGTTGAATGGGAATATGCAGCGCTTGGTTTAGCTAAAAACAGAGAATACAACCAATATTTAGGTAAAAAACCTGAAATCGATCAGTTGAGAGGTACTAAAGGAAGAAACAAAGGGATGTTCCTTGAAAACTTCAAAATGGGTGCCGGTGATTATTCCGGTATCGCAGGATGGAAAAACGACGGTTCTGCAAGAACTTCAGACGTAAGAAAATACCCATCCAATGACCTTGGTATCTATGGTATGTACGGAAACGTTTCAGAATGGACGGCCGATGTTTACAGACCAATCATTGATGAAGATTTCAGCGACTTCAACTACTACAGAGGAAACATGCCTCAGGCTATCGTAAGAAACGGAGACGGTACTTACAAAATGGTAGACGAGAGCAACATTAAATACGATACTTTGGACGACGGAAGACTGGTTTACAGAAACCTTCCTGGACAGTTTGAAAGACAGACTATTGCTGACTTCAGAAACTACAGAGACGGAGACAGACAATCCTCTCTTGAGTACTATAGAGCGTCTGATTCTTCTGCGTCTTTTGATATGTACAATTCTCCACAGAGAAGGTTTATCGTAGACGTAAGCGGAAAAGTAGTGCTTCAGAAAGATACCAAAAACAGAACTTCTGGTATATCTAACGACATCAGAGTAATTAAAGGAGGTTCTTGGCAGGATACGGCTTATTGGCTGGATCCGGGTCAGAGAAGATACAAAGACGAGAATAAAGCTTACGGCTGGATTGGATTCCGTGTAGCTCAGGATGCTATGACGAATGACAAGAATAGAACGAGAAGATAA
- a CDS encoding NUDIX hydrolase, which yields MYKVFVNEKKLLLSRQPEEMEKKLSYESFTTLEMALDLLENTSVKELNVYGESIDEIWDEFRKLFRIIEAAGGIVSNQHGEILFIKRLGRWDLPKGKMEKGESREESAVREIEEETGLRNVNLIRFINTTYHVYVERNGEKILKCTHWFEMSFSGEDTSTPQIEEGITEVAWKNNEQIENEVFPSTFQNIRLIIEEFRNKD from the coding sequence ATGTATAAAGTTTTTGTGAACGAAAAAAAATTATTACTGTCTAGGCAGCCTGAGGAAATGGAAAAAAAGCTTAGCTATGAAAGTTTCACAACTTTAGAAATGGCATTGGACCTCCTGGAGAATACGTCGGTAAAAGAGCTAAATGTATATGGCGAATCTATCGATGAGATCTGGGACGAGTTCCGCAAACTGTTCAGAATTATAGAAGCAGCCGGCGGTATCGTAAGCAACCAGCATGGTGAAATCCTTTTTATCAAAAGGCTCGGAAGATGGGACCTTCCCAAAGGTAAAATGGAAAAAGGAGAATCCCGTGAAGAATCTGCAGTGCGTGAAATTGAAGAGGAAACCGGATTGCGCAACGTAAACCTGATCCGTTTTATCAATACCACCTATCACGTCTATGTGGAAAGAAACGGCGAAAAGATCCTCAAGTGTACACATTGGTTTGAAATGAGCTTCAGCGGCGAAGACACTTCAACCCCTCAGATTGAGGAAGGCATTACAGAAGTAGCCTGGAAAAACAATGAACAGATCGAAAATGAGGTTTTCCCGAGCACATTTCAGAATATCAGACTGATTATCGAAGAATTCCGAAATAAGGATTAA
- a CDS encoding SRPBCC family protein yields the protein MNLEGRKIIVNKSSKELTELLKSPENYKNFMPDGLQKFETREDGFKFGLQGMPEIALKIDEVTDEKAVLKSASSSLDFALTATLKPLNENQTEVQMLFEGKFNPFIKMMVEKPLQNFINTLTDKIEAYQ from the coding sequence ATGAATTTAGAAGGACGAAAAATAATTGTCAATAAATCATCTAAAGAATTAACCGAATTACTGAAATCACCTGAAAATTATAAAAACTTTATGCCGGACGGCCTTCAGAAATTTGAAACCAGAGAAGACGGCTTCAAATTCGGACTTCAGGGCATGCCGGAAATTGCACTGAAGATAGATGAGGTAACCGATGAAAAAGCTGTATTGAAATCCGCGAGTTCCAGCCTTGACTTTGCCCTTACGGCAACCTTAAAGCCCCTGAATGAAAACCAGACGGAAGTGCAGATGCTGTTTGAAGGAAAATTTAACCCCTTCATCAAAATGATGGTAGAAAAGCCGCTTCAGAATTTTATCAATACCTTAACGGATAAGATCGAAGCTTACCAATAA